From a region of the Solanum stenotomum isolate F172 chromosome 2, ASM1918654v1, whole genome shotgun sequence genome:
- the LOC125854256 gene encoding tetratricopeptide repeat protein SKI3 — MSVEDDAAIRRLEEAIVSQPGDPSLHFDLGVLLWDRGGELPDIQEKAAQHFLIAAKLNPQNAAAFTYLGHYYARVAVDSQRAIKCYQRALGLNPDDSIAGEAICDILDATGKETLEIAVCREASHKSPRAFWALCRLGYLLVNQNKWSEAVQSLQQAIRGYPTCADLWEALGLSYQQMGMFTAAVKSYGRAIELEESRVFALVESGNVYLMLGSFRKGIEQFRQALQISPLNLSAHHGLASALLSLAKESIDSGAFKWGASLLEEASKVALASTSIVGNISCAWKLLGDIQLTYAKCFPWMDEGLGSGADENSFSSSILSWKRICCLAVRSACRSYQRALHLSPWQANVYTDVAIASELLFSLKENCKDDMNPWFVSEKMCLGGLLLEGCNSEFWVALGCLSDHSALKQHAFIRALQLDVSLAVAWAYLGKLYRQEGESQLAQLAFDRARSIDPSLSLPWSGMSADAAARNLKPDEAYECCLRAVQIFPLAEFQTGLVKLALQSGYLRSPEAFGAIQQALQRAPQYPESHNLKGLVCEARSDYESAVASYRLARLAARVFAGKLSKSSLADISINLTRSLCMAGNADDAIEECKYLESKGLLDVEGLQLYALSYWKLGKYDLALSMAKRLASSALPTEHPLAAASVSFICRLVYHISGKELAMRYILQLPKRAFQSSRVRLVVSAIHALDESHQLDSVVSSVRESLSSSKEIAALDFMATLGLLVKHGSKDCLEVQQGVNYLRRALHISPNSHLIRTLLGYLLVASKEWKDAHISARCFRVDPSEHQKKEGVKSSVEVFGAGAVACCIVGSGEKTLAMSICRENSTLECKTIKMLQKCVHQEPWDRHSYYLLVLNYLQKAREKKFPRNLCVVLERLINVALRSELYAKDEISSQYQKFQLLLCAAEVSLHCGNNFKCIMHAKSALEMQLPDNYLFFAHLLLCRAYAVEDNYSGLHEEYIRCLELKTDNHIGWICLKFLESRYKLQSDSSSLALAFQECGKEIKTSWNMWIAMYNLVQGLTAVWNGEFIDAEESLAQACLLAGGESCLFLSHGVICMEIARQQSDSDFLSLAIRSLKKAKDSSSTPLPFVSLLLAQAEASLGSESKWEKNLNEEWSSWPPEIRPAELFFQMHLLARRLTEGSGAISNLEPSTSPLRWLLQAIHINPSCLRYWRALLKFME; from the exons ATG AGTGTAGAAGACGATGCTGCTATAAGACGGTTAGAAGAAGCGATTGTCTCTCAGCCCGGCGACCCTTCTCTCCACTTTGATCTCGGAGTCTTATTATGGGACAGGGGAGGAGAATTGCCAGATATTCAGGAGAAAGCCGCACAACATTTTCTCATAGCAGCCAAGCTCAACCCACAAAACGCTGCTGCTTTCACATATTTGGGACATTACTATGCTCGAGTAGCTGTCGACTCTCAGAGGGCTATCAAGTGTTATCAGAGAGCCCTTGGCCTTAATCCAGATGATTCAATTGCTGGGGAAGCAATTTGTGATATACTGGACGCAACTGGAAAAGAGACCTTGGAGATAGCTGTATGCCGTGAAGCTTCACACAAGTCGCCCAGGGCCTTTTGGGCTTTATGCAGATTGGGTTACCTTCTG GTCAACCAAAACAAGTGGTCCGAAGCAGTGCAGAGTCTTCAGCAGGCCATCAGAGGCTATCCCACATGTGCTGATTTGTGGGAG GCCCTGGGTCTATCCTACCAGCAAATGGGCATGTTTACAGCCGCTGTTAAG TCCTATGGAAGAGCTATTGAATTGGAGGAATCACGAGTATTTGCACTGGTAGAAAGTGGAAATGTCTATTTGATGCTTGGTTCGTTTCGAAAG GGAATAGAGCAGTTTCGACAAGCTTTACAAATCTCACCTCTGAATTTGTCCGCACATCATGGGCTTGCCTCTGCACTCCTTAGTTTGGCAAAGGAATCTATTGATTCTGGTGCCTTTAAATGGGGAGCTTCACTCTTAGAG GAAGCTTCAAAGGTGGCTCTAGCAAGTACTTCCATTGTTGGCAATATATCTTGTGCTTGGAAGCTTCTTGGTGATATTCAG CTCACATACgcaaaatgttttccatggatgGATGAAGGATTGGGCTCAGGAGCTGACGAAAATTCATTCAGTAGTTCGATCCTGTCATGGAAGAGAATCTGCTGTTTAGCAGTCAGATCTGCTTGTCGCTCCTACCAGCGGGCATTGCATTTGTCCCCTTGGCAAGCTAATGTGTATACTGATGTTGCCATTGCATCTGAGCTTCTTTTCTCGTTAAAGGAGAACTGTAAAGATGACATGAACCCTTG GTTTGTGTCTGAAAAGATGTGCCTTGGAGGCTTATTGCTTGAAGGTTGCAATAGCGAGTTTTGGGTAGCCTTAGGGTGTTTATCTGATCATTCTGCATTAAAGCAACATGCTTTCATACGAGCACTGCAGTTGGATGTTTCTCTTGCTGTTGCGTGGGCATATCTTGGAAAG CTTTATAGGCAGGAGGGGGAAAGTCAATTGGCTCAGCTAGCATTTGATCGTGCAAGAAGTATTGATCCTTCACTTTCATTGCCATGGTCAGGCATGTCGGCTGATGCTGCTGCAAG GAATCTGAAACCAGACGAGGCATATGAGTGCTGTCTGCGGGCGGTTCAGATCTTTCCA CTTGCAGAATTCCAAACAGGTCTAGTTAAGCTTGCTCTGCAGTCTGGTTATCTGCGATCTCCAGAG GCATTTGGAGCCATCCAGCAGGCTTTGCAGCGCGCACCTCAGTATCCTGAATCTCACAATCTGAAAGGGCTAGTTTGTGAGGCACGGAGTGATTATGAAAGTGCTGTTGCTTCATATAGACTGGCACGCCTTGCTGCCAGAGTTTTTGCAGGAAAGCTTTCAAAATCATCTCTTGCAGATATATCAATTAATTTGACCAGGTCACTTTGTATG GCAGGAAATGCTGATGATGCTATTGAAGAATGTAAATATTTGGAAAGCAAAG GTCTTCTGGATGTAGAAGGTTTGCAGCTTTATGCGCTTTCTTATTGGAAACTTGGAAAATATGACCTTGCTCTTTCGATGGCAAAGAGACTGGCCTCATCTGCTTTACCAACAGAGCACCCATTGGCTGCTGCCTCCGTCAGTTTCATCTGTAGATTAGTATATCATATTTCAGGGAAGGAATTAGCTATGAGATACATATTACAACTGCCAAAAAGAGCCTTCCAGAGTTCAAGAGTTAGGCTTGTAGTATCTGCTATTCATGCATTAGATGAAAGTCATCAGCTTGACTCAGTTGTTTCAAGTGTTCGTGAGTCTCTTTCATCTAGCAAAGAGATTGCTGCGCTGGATTTCATGGCCACACTGGGCTTACTA GTCAAACATGGATCTAAGGACTGCCTAGAAGTTCAGCAGGGGGTCAATTATCTAAGAAGAGCTCTTCATATTTCTCCAAACAGTCATTTGATAAG GACCCTTCTTGGCTATCTGTTAGTAGCCAGCAAAGAATGGAAAGATGCTCACATTTCAGCTCGATGCTTCAGAGTGGATCCTTCTGAACATCAGAAAAAGGAAGGTGTTAAATCCAGTGTTGAGGTTTTTGGTGCTGGAGCAGTTGCTTGCTGTATTGTGGGGAGCGGCGAGAAGACACTAGCAATGTCCATCTGTAGAGAAAATTCAACACTGGAGTGCAAAACAATCAAGATGCTGCAGAA GTGTGTCCATCAGGAGCCTTGGGACCGTCATTCATATTACCTCCTTGTACTAAATTATCTTCAGAAGGCGCGGGAGAAGAAATTTCCTCGTAACCTGTGTGTTGTTCTTGAGAGGTTGATAAATGTGGCTCTTCGAAGTGAGCTTTATGCAAAAGATGAGATTTCTTCCCAGTACCAAAAGTTCCAGCTTCTGCTTTGTGCCGCAGAGGTTAGTTTGCATTGTGGGAATAATTTCAAGTGCATTATGCATGCAAAAAGTGCTCTAGAGATGCAGCTTCCAGATAACTACCTCTTCTTTGCACACTTGCTACTGTGTCGTGCCTATGCTGTCGAAGATAATTATTCAGGGCTTCATGAAGAGTACATAAGGTGCTTGGAGCTCAAAACTGATAATCATATTGGTTGGATTTGTCTTAAGTTTCTTGAAAGTCGATACAAGCTGCAGTCAGATTCCAGTTCACTAGCCTTGGCCTTTCAAGAGTGTggcaaagaaataaaaacttcGTGGAACATGTGGATTGCTATGTATAATTTGGTTCAAGGTCTAACTGCAGTTTGGAATGGGGAATTTATTGATGCAGAAGAGTCCCTTGCGCAAGCTTGCTTGTTGGCTGGTGGCGAGAGTTGCCTTTTTCTTAGCCATG GTGTTATTTGCATGGAGATTGCCAGGCAGCAGTCCGATTCAGATTTTTTATCGCTTGCTATTAGAAGTCTGAAGAAAGCAAAAGACAGTTCTTCAACGCCGCTACCCTTTGTCTCACTGCTATTGGCACAAGCAGAAGCTAGCCTCGGCTCTGAATCAAAGTGGGAAAAGAACCTCAATGAGGAATGGTCATCTTGGCCACCAG AGATTAGGCCTGCTGAACTGTTTTTCCAGATGCATTTGCTTGCTAGACGGCTGACAGAAGGTTCCGGAGCTATATCCAATCTAGAGCCATCTACAAGTCCTCTAAGATGGTTACTTCAAGCTATCCATATCAATCCATCTTGTTTGAGATATTGGAGAGCTTTGCTGAAATTTATGGAGTAA